In one window of Canis lupus baileyi chromosome 10, mCanLup2.hap1, whole genome shotgun sequence DNA:
- the BSPRY gene encoding B box and SPRY domain-containing protein isoform X1: protein MSAGSAGPGPLCPEHGQALGWFCCSERRPVCAGCAGLGGRCRGHRIRRAEERAEELRNKIVDQCERLQLQSASITKYVAEVLPGKNQRAVSTASAARELVIQRLGVVRSLCESEEQRLLEQVHGEEERAHQSILTQRVHWTEALQKLDTIRTSLVDMLTHLDDLQLIQKEQEIFERTEEAEGILDPQESDKLNFNEKCIRSPLLTQLWLTAVLGSLSGMEDVRIDERTVSPLLQLSDDRRTLTFNAKKSKACANVPERFDHWPNALAATSFQAGLHTWLVHVQNSCAYKVGVALGQLPRKGSGSDSRLGHNTFSWVFSRYDQEFCFSHDGQHEPLGLLRCPSQLGVLLDLQAQELLFYEPASGTVLHTHHAPFPGPLFPVFAVADQTISIVR from the exons ATGTCTgcggggagcgcggggccggggccgctgTGCCCGGAGCacggccaggccctgggctggttCTGCTGCTCCGAGCGACGGCCCGTGTGCGCCGGGTGCGCGGGGCTGGGCGGCCGCTGCCGGGGCCACCGCATCCGCCGGGCGGAGGAGCGCGCGGAAGAGCTGCGG AACAAGATTGTGGACCAGTGTGAGAGGCTGCAGTTACAGAGTGCCAGCATCACCAAGTATGTGGCTGAGGTCCTGCCAGGGAAGAACCAGAGAGCAGTG AGCACAGCCAGCGCAGCACGGGAACTGGTCATCCAGAGGCTAGGTGTGGTGAGGAGTCTGTGTGAGAGTGAGGAGCAGCGTTTGCTGGAACAGGTGCATGGTGAAGAGGAGCGGGCCCACCAGAGTATCCTGACACAGCGAGTACACTGGACTGAGGCGCTGCAGAAGCTTGACACCATTCGGACCAGCCTGGTGGACATGCTCACCCATCTGGATGACCTCCAGCTGATT cagaaggagcaggagaTTTTTGAAAG gaCCGAGGAGGCAGAGGGCATTCTGGATCCTCAGGAGTCGGACAAGTTAAACTTTAATGAGAAGTGCATTCGGAGCCCACTACTTACCCAACTCTGGCTGACAGCAGTTCTCGGGTCCCTCTCAG GCATGGAGGACGTGCGTATCGACGAGAGGACTGTCAGCCCCTTGCTGCAGCTGTCAGATGATCGAAGGACCCTGACCTTCAATGCCAAGAAGTCCAAGGCCTGTGCCAATGTCCCCGAGCGCTTTGACCACTGGCCCAATGCCCTCGCTGCCACCTCTTTCCAGGCTGGGCTGCACACCTGGCTGGTGCACGTCCAGAACAGTTGTGCCTATAAAGTGGGCGTGGCCCTGGGCCAGCTGCCCCGCAAGGGCTCTGGCAGCGACTCCCGGCTGGGCCACAACACCTTCTCGTGGGTCTTCTCCCGCTATGACCAGGAGTTCTGTTTCTCGCACGACGGGCAGCACGAGCCGCTGGGGCTGCTGCGTTGCCCCTCGCAGCTGGGCGTGCTCCTGGACTTGCAGGCGCAGGAGCTGCTCTTCTACGAGCCCGCCTCGGGCACGGTGCTCCACACCCACCACGCGCCCTTCCCGGGGCCCCTCTTCCCCGTCTTCGCCGTGGCCGACCAGACCATTTCCATCGTCCGCTGA
- the BSPRY gene encoding B box and SPRY domain-containing protein isoform X2, with amino-acid sequence MSAGSAGPGPLCPEHGQALGWFCCSERRPVCAGCAGLGGRCRGHRIRRAEERAEELRNKIVDQCERLQLQSASITKYVAEVLPGKNQRAVSTASAARELVIQRLGVVRSLCESEEQRLLEQVHGEEERAHQSILTQRVHWTEALQKLDTIRTSLVDMLTHLDDLQLIKEQEIFERTEEAEGILDPQESDKLNFNEKCIRSPLLTQLWLTAVLGSLSGMEDVRIDERTVSPLLQLSDDRRTLTFNAKKSKACANVPERFDHWPNALAATSFQAGLHTWLVHVQNSCAYKVGVALGQLPRKGSGSDSRLGHNTFSWVFSRYDQEFCFSHDGQHEPLGLLRCPSQLGVLLDLQAQELLFYEPASGTVLHTHHAPFPGPLFPVFAVADQTISIVR; translated from the exons ATGTCTgcggggagcgcggggccggggccgctgTGCCCGGAGCacggccaggccctgggctggttCTGCTGCTCCGAGCGACGGCCCGTGTGCGCCGGGTGCGCGGGGCTGGGCGGCCGCTGCCGGGGCCACCGCATCCGCCGGGCGGAGGAGCGCGCGGAAGAGCTGCGG AACAAGATTGTGGACCAGTGTGAGAGGCTGCAGTTACAGAGTGCCAGCATCACCAAGTATGTGGCTGAGGTCCTGCCAGGGAAGAACCAGAGAGCAGTG AGCACAGCCAGCGCAGCACGGGAACTGGTCATCCAGAGGCTAGGTGTGGTGAGGAGTCTGTGTGAGAGTGAGGAGCAGCGTTTGCTGGAACAGGTGCATGGTGAAGAGGAGCGGGCCCACCAGAGTATCCTGACACAGCGAGTACACTGGACTGAGGCGCTGCAGAAGCTTGACACCATTCGGACCAGCCTGGTGGACATGCTCACCCATCTGGATGACCTCCAGCTGATT aaggagcaggagaTTTTTGAAAG gaCCGAGGAGGCAGAGGGCATTCTGGATCCTCAGGAGTCGGACAAGTTAAACTTTAATGAGAAGTGCATTCGGAGCCCACTACTTACCCAACTCTGGCTGACAGCAGTTCTCGGGTCCCTCTCAG GCATGGAGGACGTGCGTATCGACGAGAGGACTGTCAGCCCCTTGCTGCAGCTGTCAGATGATCGAAGGACCCTGACCTTCAATGCCAAGAAGTCCAAGGCCTGTGCCAATGTCCCCGAGCGCTTTGACCACTGGCCCAATGCCCTCGCTGCCACCTCTTTCCAGGCTGGGCTGCACACCTGGCTGGTGCACGTCCAGAACAGTTGTGCCTATAAAGTGGGCGTGGCCCTGGGCCAGCTGCCCCGCAAGGGCTCTGGCAGCGACTCCCGGCTGGGCCACAACACCTTCTCGTGGGTCTTCTCCCGCTATGACCAGGAGTTCTGTTTCTCGCACGACGGGCAGCACGAGCCGCTGGGGCTGCTGCGTTGCCCCTCGCAGCTGGGCGTGCTCCTGGACTTGCAGGCGCAGGAGCTGCTCTTCTACGAGCCCGCCTCGGGCACGGTGCTCCACACCCACCACGCGCCCTTCCCGGGGCCCCTCTTCCCCGTCTTCGCCGTGGCCGACCAGACCATTTCCATCGTCCGCTGA
- the HDHD3 gene encoding haloacid dehalogenase-like hydrolase domain-containing protein 3, producing the protein MGRWLPIRLLTWDVKDTLLRLRHPVGEEYAAKARAHGLEVEAATLGQAFRQAYRTQSHSFPNYGLSQGLTSRRWWLDVVLQTFYLAGVRDAQAVAPIADQLYEDFSKPCTWQVLEGATATLRGCRKRGLRLAVVSNFDRRLEDILTGLGLREHFDFVLTSEAAGWPKPDPRIFHEALRLAQVEPAGAAHIGDSYLCDYKGAQGVGMHSFLVFGPEPLDSEVKCSVPQERLLPSLSHLLPALDRLEGSALEL; encoded by the coding sequence ATGGGGCGTTGGCTACCAATACGACTGCTGACGTGGGACGTGAAAGACACACTGCTCAGGCTCCGCCACCCCGTGGGAGAGGAATATGCCGCCAAGGCTCGGGCCCACGGGCTGGAGGTGGAGGCCGCCACTCTGGGACAAGCCTTCAGGCAGGCATACAGGACTCAGAGCCACAGCTTCCCGAACTACGGCCTGAGCCAAGGCCTCACCTCCCGCCGGTGGTGGCTGGATGTGGTCTTACAGACCTTCTACCTAGCGGGTGTTCGAGATGCCCAGGCTGTGGCCCCCATCGCTGACCAGCTGTATGAAGACTTCAGTAAGCCCTGCACATGGCAGGTGTTGGAGGGGGCCACGGCCACCCTGAGAGGGTGCCGGAAGCGAGGTTTGAGGCTGGCAGTGGTCTCTAATTTCGACCGGCGACTAGAGGACATCCTGACGGGTCTTGGTCTGCGGGAACACTTTGACTTTGTTCTGACCTCTGAGGCTGCTGGCTGGCCCAAGCCTGACCCCCGTATTTTCCATGAGGCCTTGCGGCTTGCTCAAGTGGAACCGGCAGGAGCAGCCCATATTGGGGACAGTTATCTCTGTGATTATAAGGGGGCACAGGGTGTAGGTATGCACAGCTTCCTGGTGTTTGGCCCAGAGCCTTTGGACTCTGAAGTCAAGTGTTCTGTACCCCAAGAACGCCTCCTCCCCTCACTGTCCCATCTCCTGCCTGCCCTTGACCGCCTAGAGGGCTCAGCTCTGGAACTTTGA